The following is a genomic window from Bacillota bacterium.
TTTGTGAGCTATACGGTAGAGGTAAAGGTCCAGCTCCTTGCGGCCAGACGCAACCTGCGCGAGATCAGCCTCCCAGAGACACCCATGCCTGGTGCCTATCATCCCACCACATCTTCCCGAAAGCAGCGCTTCCACCGCCCTTTCCCCCATGCGGCTTGCAAGGATGCGATCGGTAACCGTCGGAGGCCCACCCCTCTGGACGTGGCCGAGCACGGTCACTCGCATCTCAAG
Proteins encoded in this region:
- a CDS encoding 6-phosphofructokinase; amino-acid sequence: MALAAGAESILVPEIPVSLEDVCDRLRRGVERDKRHSIIMVAEGVRPANLIAAEIWESVRLEMRVTVLGHVQRGGPPTVTDRILASRMGERAVEALLSGRCGGMIGTRHGCLWEADLAQVASGRKELDLYLYRIAHKLSI